The window CTATCGTTCCGATCATCCAAGGTAAACAGGAGCTCACCTTCTTTCACCTCTTGCCCATCCTTCACGTGAATGGTCTTCACCATGCTGGTAATCATTGGACGAATATCCACAATACTGCTAGAAATGATTGTTCCCGTGGCTTCGATGATGAGGGGAATATCCTTTTTTTCTACTATGACACTGGTAATGGTTTGCGCGCCACCAGCCGGTTTGCCGCTGGCTGGAAAAAAGTAGTCGTAGGCTTTCAATCCAGCATACAAAATGATCAACACCAACAGAATGCGCCATTTGTATTTAAGGGTAAATGCTTTGACCGTGGAGTAGTCTAATTTTTTGAGCTGAGCAAATATCGGGGAGGCTTTTTTCCAGAGAGCGCATAGGTGACCCATGACCCAGTTTTTCAGCATTGGGAGCTTGGCGATTGCCTTATCGAGTGCAGATTCAATTGTTGACACGGTTTCGGCGTTTTTCTTGGTTTTATAGGGTTTTAGCGGTGAATTTTCCTCCGCTCAGAATATTTTCATTCTCTCATAAGCCCGTTACGAACGGGCGGCAGTACTTTGACCTGCCTTACGGCAGAAATTCCTCTACGCCTTTGTTTGCCAGCAGATCAGCAAGCTCATTTCCGGGGTGACCGTTGTGTCCCCGGACCCAGTGCCAAGAAATCTGGTGGTCAGGGATTAAGGCATCTAATTCTTGCCATAAATCGGCATTTTTGACGGGATCCTTGCTCGCGGTCTTCCAACCCCTTTTTTTCCACCCCTCAAGCCACTCAGTAACCCCTTTTTGGACATATTGCGAGTCAGTCCAAAGCTCTACTGAGCTAGTCTGCTTGAGGGCTCTTAGGGCATGAATGACGGCACTAATTTCCATGCGGTTATTGGTGGTGTGTTCGGCACCTCCGTGAAGATGCTTTTCATGGTCGCCGGAGCGAAGAACGGCTCCCCAGCCACCAGGGCCTGGATTGCCTTTGCAGGCACCATCGGTGTAAA is drawn from Polynucleobacter arcticus and contains these coding sequences:
- the rnhA gene encoding ribonuclease HI — its product is MSDTKTRPHIIIYTDGACKGNPGPGGWGAVLRSGDHEKHLHGGAEHTTNNRMEISAVIHALRALKQTSSVELWTDSQYVQKGVTEWLEGWKKRGWKTASKDPVKNADLWQELDALIPDHQISWHWVRGHNGHPGNELADLLANKGVEEFLP